The following are encoded together in the Daucus carota subsp. sativus chromosome 5, DH1 v3.0, whole genome shotgun sequence genome:
- the LOC135152655 gene encoding proline-rich receptor-like protein kinase PERK1 — protein sequence MVLPVLQSDSDDQCDYPHHHWQQSSPPQANEMHASDGFSSANLLGEGGFGQVRKGNLSNGKEVAVKQLKIGSGQGKRDFQSEDDTVSHIHHKNLVSLVGYYSTDDLRLLVYDYVPNKTLDLYLHGTRGKPLPSNWAPLNWATRIKVALGSAKGLAYLHEVCQPKIIHRDILLDNSFEAKSRPLLSQAICDADFGTLVDARLQKNYDFTEMSRMVTCAAACVRHLARLRPKMSEPSPSSSERLRV from the exons ATGGTTTTGCCAGTGTTACAAAGTGATTCTG ATGATCAATGTGACTATCCGCATCATCATTGGCAGCAGAGTTCTCCACCTCAAGCAAACGAGATG CATGCAAGTGATGGCTTCTCCAGTGCTAATCTCCTTGGTGAAGGTGGTTTTGGTCAAGTTCGCAAAGGAAATCTTTCCAACGGGAAAGAGGTTGCAGTAAAGCAGCTGAAAATAGGAAGTGGACAGGGCAAGCGTGACTTTCAGTCTGAGGATGATACTGTAAGTCATATCCATCACAAGAATCTGGTTTCATTAGTTGGCTACTACAGTACTGATGATCTAAGACTGTTGGTTTACGATTATGTTCCAAATAAGACCCTGGACCTTTATTTACACG GAACGAGAGGGAAGCCTCTTCCCAGTAATTGGGCTCCTCTAAACTGGGCAACTAGGATAAAAGTTGCTTTAGGATCTGCAAAAGGATTGGCATACTTGCATGAGGTTT GTCAGCCGAAGATCATCCATCGTGATATTCTTCTTGATAACAGTTTTGAGGCGAAG TCGCGGCCTTTGCTCTCACAGGCTATTTGTGATGCCGACTTTGGTACTCTAGTTGATGCAAGGTTGCAGAAGAATTATGATTTCACTGAAATGTCCCGAATGGTTACTTGTGCTGCGGCTTGTGTGCGCCATTTGGCTCGACTTAGGCCAAAGATGAGTGAG CCATCACCCTCTAGCAGTGAACGTCTTCGGGTTTAA